From Psychroflexus torquis ATCC 700755, the proteins below share one genomic window:
- a CDS encoding ribonucleoside-diphosphate reductase subunit alpha: MHVIKRNGQKEPVMFDKITARIRKLCYGLNPLVEPAKVAMRVIEGLYDGVTTSELDNLAAEISATMTVSHPDYAQLAARISVSNLHKNTKKSFSEVMADLYEYVNPRNNKKSPLIADDVYKVIEEHKDELDSRIIYSRDFNYDYFGFKTLERSYLLKLNGKIAERPQHMLMRVSLGIHGEDLESVLETYELMSKKYFTHATPTLFNSGTPKPQMSSCFLLTMQDDSIDGIYDTLKQTARISQSAGGIGLSIHNIRATGSYIAGTNGTSNGIVPMLRVFNDTARYVDQGGGKRKGSFAMYVEPWHADIFSFLDLKKNHGAEEMRARDLFYAMWIPDLFMKRVEENSTWTLMCPNECPNLYNVHSEEFDELYLKYEQENKGRKTIKARELWEKILESQIETGTPYMLYKDAANRKSNQKNLGTIRSSNLCTEIMEYTSPDEVAVCNLASIALPMFVKNGEFQHKELYKITKQIIKNLNKVIDRNYYPVKEAENSNFRHRPVGLGIQGLADAFIMLRMPFTSDEAKKLNQEIFETLYFAAVESSMELAKIEGPYSSFEGSPISKGEFQFNLWGLTDNDTSGRWNWSKLREKVMKHGVRNSLLMAPMPTASTSQILGNNEAFEPYTSNIYTRRVLSGEFIVVNKHLLKDLVSLGLWDDDLKDAIMRANGSVQGIDIIPDDIKELYKTVWELSMKDIIDMSRQRGYFIDQSQSLNLFMEGATFAKLTSMHFYAWKSGLKTGMYYLRTKSAVDAIKFTLKSEKKEKEAPSQVVQNAAKTYEEAQSQSIKVSDDSSLSPEELKALIKQSKESEDDDCEMCGS, encoded by the coding sequence ATGCATGTGATTAAAAGAAATGGACAAAAAGAACCTGTAATGTTCGATAAGATTACAGCTAGAATAAGAAAGCTCTGCTATGGCTTAAATCCATTGGTAGAGCCCGCAAAAGTAGCTATGCGTGTCATAGAGGGTCTTTATGATGGTGTGACCACAAGTGAATTGGATAATCTGGCCGCAGAAATTTCTGCTACTATGACTGTAAGCCACCCCGATTATGCTCAGCTTGCTGCTAGAATTTCTGTATCCAACCTTCATAAAAACACTAAGAAGTCTTTCAGTGAAGTGATGGCAGATCTTTACGAGTATGTGAATCCTCGTAATAATAAAAAATCACCGCTTATTGCTGATGATGTTTACAAGGTGATAGAAGAGCATAAAGATGAATTAGATTCTAGAATAATATATAGCAGAGATTTCAACTATGATTATTTTGGTTTTAAAACTTTAGAAAGATCTTATCTTTTAAAATTGAATGGTAAAATCGCAGAGCGACCTCAGCATATGTTAATGCGTGTTTCTCTTGGTATCCATGGTGAAGATTTGGAATCTGTACTGGAGACTTACGAGTTGATGTCTAAAAAGTATTTTACTCACGCGACACCAACCCTATTCAATTCTGGAACTCCAAAGCCACAAATGTCATCTTGTTTCTTGCTTACTATGCAGGACGACAGTATTGATGGAATTTATGACACTTTAAAACAAACCGCTAGAATTTCACAATCTGCCGGAGGAATAGGCTTATCTATTCATAACATAAGAGCTACAGGCTCCTATATTGCTGGTACCAACGGAACCTCCAACGGAATTGTCCCAATGCTTCGTGTATTTAATGACACTGCAAGATATGTGGATCAAGGTGGAGGAAAACGTAAAGGGTCATTTGCTATGTATGTAGAGCCGTGGCATGCTGATATTTTTAGTTTTTTAGACCTTAAGAAAAATCACGGTGCTGAAGAAATGAGAGCTCGTGACTTGTTTTATGCGATGTGGATTCCAGACTTGTTTATGAAACGTGTAGAGGAAAATTCGACTTGGACTTTAATGTGTCCAAACGAATGTCCAAACCTTTATAATGTTCACAGTGAAGAGTTTGATGAGTTATACCTCAAATACGAACAAGAAAATAAAGGTCGTAAAACCATAAAAGCAAGAGAGCTTTGGGAGAAAATATTAGAATCTCAAATCGAAACAGGGACTCCCTATATGCTTTATAAGGATGCTGCTAACCGCAAATCCAACCAAAAGAATCTAGGTACCATTCGGTCTTCCAACTTATGTACCGAAATTATGGAGTACACAAGCCCCGATGAAGTTGCCGTCTGTAATTTAGCCTCTATTGCTTTACCTATGTTTGTTAAAAACGGTGAGTTTCAGCATAAAGAATTATATAAAATTACAAAGCAAATCATCAAGAACTTGAACAAGGTGATCGATAGAAATTACTACCCTGTAAAAGAAGCAGAAAATTCTAACTTTCGTCACAGACCTGTTGGTCTTGGTATCCAAGGCTTGGCAGATGCGTTTATTATGTTGAGAATGCCTTTCACGTCTGATGAGGCCAAGAAATTGAATCAAGAGATTTTTGAGACTTTATATTTTGCAGCCGTAGAATCCTCTATGGAACTGGCCAAAATAGAAGGGCCTTATTCCTCTTTTGAGGGGTCGCCAATCAGCAAAGGAGAATTTCAGTTTAACCTTTGGGGTCTAACCGATAATGACACAAGTGGGCGTTGGAATTGGAGTAAATTGAGAGAGAAAGTAATGAAGCATGGAGTACGTAACTCTTTACTTATGGCGCCAATGCCAACAGCATCTACGTCTCAGATCCTAGGAAACAATGAAGCTTTTGAACCCTATACGTCCAACATTTATACCAGACGTGTACTGTCTGGAGAGTTCATTGTTGTCAACAAACACTTATTAAAAGACTTAGTAAGTCTTGGCCTGTGGGATGATGATCTTAAAGATGCCATCATGAGAGCTAACGGCTCTGTTCAAGGCATCGATATTATTCCAGATGACATCAAAGAGCTGTATAAAACCGTTTGGGAATTGTCTATGAAAGACATTATAGATATGTCTAGACAACGGGGGTACTTTATAGATCAGTCTCAATCCTTAAATTTATTTATGGAAGGTGCTACGTTCGCTAAACTTACGTCTATGCATTTTTATGCTTGGAAAAGTGGTCTAAAAACTGGAATGTATTACTTGAGAACGAAGTCTGCAGTAGATGCGATCAAGTTTACTTTGAAAAGTGAAAAGAAAGAAAAAGAGGCGCCTAGCCAAGTGGTACAAAATGCTGCAAAGACCTATGAGGAAGCTCAAAGCCAATCCATAAAAGTCTCTGACGATTCATCATTAAGTCCAGAAGAATTGAAGGCATTAATCAAGCAGTCTAAAGAGTCTGAAGATGATGATTGTGAGATGTGTGGGTCTTAA
- a CDS encoding aminopeptidase P family protein — protein MRYEPIKSDLFIQNRNNFMSQMLPNSLAVFNSNDTYPIGADSTIPFQQDRNIYYLSGVDQEESILVLFPDAPNPKHREVLFLTETNPHIAVWEGEKLNEEKALQNTGIKTVYWLKDFPKVFNELMTQCGLVYMNTNEHYRADHATQTREDRFNKWLKENYPAHQVAKSNPILQRLRSIKHPLELEVMQKACTITEKGFRRILNYTKPGQWEYELEAEFMHEFLMNKSRGFSYTPIIAGGKNATVLHYIENKEQLKTGDLILIDVGAEYANYASDMTRTIPVSGKFSDRQKQIYNAVNKVKKEATNLLVPGTIWKDYHVEVGKLMTSELLDLGLLDKADVQNENPDWPAYKKYFMHGTSHNIGLDTHDYGLLNEPMKANQVFTVEPGIYLPEENMGIRLEDDVVIQQNGAPKNLMANIPIEIEEIEDLMNS, from the coding sequence ATGAGATACGAACCTATAAAATCTGACTTGTTCATTCAGAATAGAAATAATTTCATGAGTCAGATGCTGCCTAACAGCTTGGCAGTATTCAATTCTAACGATACATATCCAATTGGTGCAGATAGTACCATTCCTTTTCAACAAGATCGAAATATTTACTACCTCAGTGGTGTAGACCAAGAGGAAAGTATTTTGGTGTTATTTCCTGATGCTCCGAATCCTAAACACAGAGAAGTTTTATTTCTGACAGAGACCAATCCGCATATAGCGGTTTGGGAAGGAGAAAAACTCAATGAAGAAAAAGCGCTTCAAAACACAGGGATAAAAACGGTCTATTGGTTAAAAGACTTCCCTAAAGTTTTTAATGAATTGATGACCCAATGCGGCTTAGTATATATGAATACCAACGAGCACTATCGAGCAGATCATGCCACTCAAACTCGTGAAGATCGATTTAATAAGTGGTTAAAAGAAAACTACCCCGCCCATCAAGTGGCCAAAAGCAATCCTATTTTACAACGCTTACGCTCTATCAAGCATCCTTTAGAACTAGAAGTGATGCAAAAAGCTTGCACTATTACTGAAAAAGGTTTCAGAAGAATTTTAAATTATACCAAACCTGGCCAATGGGAGTATGAGTTGGAGGCTGAGTTTATGCATGAATTTTTGATGAATAAATCTCGAGGCTTTTCCTATACACCTATTATCGCAGGAGGGAAAAACGCAACCGTACTTCATTACATAGAAAATAAAGAACAGTTGAAGACTGGTGATTTAATTTTGATAGATGTTGGGGCAGAGTATGCGAATTATGCGAGTGATATGACTCGTACTATTCCTGTATCTGGAAAGTTTAGTGATAGACAAAAGCAAATTTATAATGCGGTAAATAAAGTCAAAAAAGAAGCCACCAATCTATTGGTTCCTGGTACTATTTGGAAAGATTATCACGTTGAGGTGGGGAAATTAATGACCTCCGAGTTGCTAGATCTTGGGCTGCTAGATAAGGCAGATGTTCAAAATGAAAACCCAGATTGGCCTGCCTATAAAAAATACTTTATGCACGGGACGTCTCATAATATTGGACTAGACACACATGATTATGGTCTACTTAACGAGCCGATGAAAGCCAACCAAGTTTTCACTGTGGAACCAGGAATTTATCTGCCAGAGGAAAATATGGGTATTCGCCTAGAAGACGATGTAGTTATACAACAAAATGGGGCTCCCAAAAATTTGATGGCTAATATTCCTATTGAAATTGAAGAGATAGAGGATTTGATGAATTCTTAA
- a CDS encoding ribonucleotide-diphosphate reductase subunit beta — translation MAQIEPILEENKNRFVLFPITHPDIWEWYKKCEASFWTAEEIDLQQDITDWKTKLSKDEQYFIKHILAFFAASDGIVNENLAENFVNEVQYTEAKFFYGFQIMVENIHSETYSLLIDTYVDDDKEKDLLFKAIENFPAIKKKADWALQWIESDSFAERLIAFAAVEGIFFSGAFCSIFWLKKRGLMPGLTFSNELISRDEGVHCDFAVHLHNEHLVNQVPKERIRAIIVDALTIEREFVTESLPVSLIGMNSNLMTQYLEFVADRLLFELGCDKEYGTANPFDFMDMISLQGKTNFFEKRVGEYQKAGVMNKNKEEDSKISFDADF, via the coding sequence ATGGCGCAAATAGAACCTATTTTAGAAGAAAACAAAAATAGATTTGTCCTCTTCCCCATCACACACCCCGACATATGGGAATGGTACAAAAAATGTGAGGCGAGCTTCTGGACGGCAGAGGAAATAGATCTCCAACAAGACATCACCGATTGGAAAACTAAACTGAGCAAAGACGAGCAATATTTCATTAAACATATTCTTGCTTTTTTTGCTGCTTCCGATGGAATCGTCAACGAAAATCTTGCTGAAAACTTTGTGAATGAAGTTCAATATACAGAAGCAAAATTTTTCTACGGTTTCCAAATCATGGTGGAAAATATCCACTCAGAAACCTATTCGCTTTTGATAGATACCTATGTCGATGACGATAAAGAAAAGGATCTGCTCTTTAAAGCTATTGAGAATTTCCCTGCTATCAAAAAGAAAGCAGACTGGGCTTTACAATGGATCGAATCCGATTCGTTTGCTGAGCGTCTTATTGCTTTTGCAGCTGTAGAAGGCATCTTTTTCTCTGGTGCTTTTTGTTCAATCTTCTGGTTAAAGAAACGTGGTTTGATGCCAGGTCTTACCTTTTCTAACGAATTGATTTCTAGAGATGAAGGGGTTCATTGTGATTTTGCAGTGCACTTGCATAACGAACATTTAGTCAATCAAGTTCCTAAAGAACGTATTAGAGCCATCATCGTGGATGCTTTAACTATTGAACGAGAATTTGTTACAGAATCTCTTCCAGTAAGCCTTATTGGTATGAATTCTAATCTTATGACACAATACCTTGAGTTCGTAGCAGACAGGTTGCTTTTCGAACTTGGTTGCGACAAAGAATATGGAACGGCAAATCCGTTTGACTTTATGGATATGATTTCGCTTCAAGGGAAAACCAACTTCTTCGAAAAAAGAGTTGGAGAATACCAAAAGGCTGGCGTCATGAATAAAAATAAAGAAGAAGATAGCAAGATTAGCTTTGACGCAGATTTCTAA
- a CDS encoding alpha/beta fold hydrolase codes for MTMNFTYKQTPIHYSSTGAGEPLILIHGFLENKNMWATLQGELSKNYRVLAVDLPGHGETEAIGYIHTMEDYAEILLALIQFENLQKVSLIGHSMGGYVALALAESCLGWSGLQTQDTQAGSEKINKILLLNSTPLADSEIRKQERNRAIGMIQKYPQAFVTMAVKHLFLPQDQDRFSSEIDTAILEARHCSQKGIINTLKGLRDRKERVDVLKKMNDKSLIVLGALDGVIDVDATKAVAHATRTKVEVLSGGHMSYIEHPDMLLNTLKKFLSQQ; via the coding sequence ATGACAATGAACTTTACTTATAAACAAACACCAATTCACTATTCCTCTACAGGTGCTGGCGAGCCTCTTATTTTAATCCACGGATTTTTAGAAAATAAAAATATGTGGGCGACTCTTCAGGGTGAGCTTTCCAAAAACTATAGGGTATTGGCGGTAGATTTGCCAGGCCATGGCGAGACCGAAGCGATTGGATATATCCATACGATGGAGGATTATGCTGAAATCCTTTTAGCCTTAATCCAATTTGAAAACCTTCAAAAAGTTAGCCTTATCGGTCATTCTATGGGAGGTTATGTGGCTTTAGCTTTAGCTGAATCGTGTCTTGGCTGGTCTGGCCTGCAAACCCAAGACACTCAGGCGGGTTCTGAAAAAATAAATAAAATACTACTTTTAAATTCTACCCCTTTAGCAGACTCAGAAATTCGGAAGCAAGAGCGGAATAGAGCGATAGGGATGATACAAAAATACCCGCAAGCTTTTGTAACTATGGCCGTTAAACACTTGTTCTTACCTCAAGACCAAGACCGATTTTCTTCTGAAATTGATACCGCTATCCTAGAAGCCAGACACTGTTCACAAAAAGGAATTATCAATACGCTAAAAGGTTTACGAGATCGAAAAGAAAGAGTTGACGTACTAAAGAAAATGAACGATAAGAGCCTTATAGTCTTAGGTGCTCTAGACGGAGTTATAGATGTTGATGCTACTAAAGCAGTTGCTCACGCTACACGGACCAAAGTTGAAGTTTTATCAGGAGGCCATATGTCTTATATTGAACATCCAGATATGCTATTGAACACTTTAAAAAAGTTTTTATCGCAACAATGA
- a CDS encoding DUF3109 family protein, producing MIQIGKTLVSEAIIDNEFACNLSACKGECCVSGDSGAPLDPEELNILETIYPKVKPFLRPEGIAAIEAQGTHVMSDFGEPETPLVGGKECAYVNFAENGTALCGIETAYRAGETDFKKPVSCELYPIRVQKLSELHAVNYDRWSICSDACTLGKSLEMPVYKFTKNALIRKFGEDWYAELEQAIEGINT from the coding sequence ATGATTCAAATAGGAAAAACACTTGTTTCTGAAGCAATTATTGACAATGAATTTGCTTGCAACCTATCGGCTTGCAAAGGAGAATGTTGCGTTTCAGGAGATTCAGGAGCTCCGTTAGATCCCGAAGAGCTTAATATTTTAGAAACGATCTATCCAAAAGTAAAACCCTTTTTAAGACCTGAAGGCATTGCCGCTATAGAAGCTCAAGGCACTCATGTCATGTCAGATTTTGGCGAACCAGAGACCCCCTTAGTTGGAGGTAAAGAGTGTGCTTACGTCAATTTTGCAGAAAATGGTACAGCACTCTGCGGCATTGAGACAGCTTATCGCGCAGGTGAAACCGACTTCAAAAAACCGGTTTCTTGTGAACTCTATCCCATTCGTGTTCAAAAATTATCAGAACTTCATGCCGTTAATTACGATCGCTGGAGTATTTGTAGTGATGCTTGTACTTTAGGCAAAAGCCTTGAAATGCCGGTTTATAAATTCACCAAAAACGCCTTGATTCGAAAATTTGGAGAAGATTGGTATGCAGAATTGGAGCAAGCGATAGAAGGAATAAACACTTAA
- a CDS encoding M56 family metallopeptidase, whose protein sequence is MDLLIYLAKVSCILTLFWVIYSLFLEAETYHRLKRAYLHLGYIFSLILPLFTFTKIEEISFKESSLIPSSSEFAATEISSTRMELFWSFMTENSVIELIYMNISLMFAALLMIKFYKLLKLLNRSKAFKKEGFIHVNQSIPEGAFSFLNYIVYDPNLYSEEEMKLILAHEKAHVVYKHSFDILLSHVYNSFFWFNPFAWLYQKSLVLNLEYEADAKAVSETAKADYQMTLYKITQQHFKSQLQHSFHQSPIKKRIAMLNKNNRPQSVWKLLIVSPLLVVFFLLFQVETKAQIKESVTTSESKITRIEITYDVNTTIAVIESDVSFLKEDFDIDMTFSDTKFGVNGKLISISLSVETNEGFSGSVSSSDVASRPVYFFRDFSEGAEVPFGVGTRSKTEMDSEMNYETMKNAENFIINGKKIDKEELVGNYIPVETSSYNDKSKTLSVTTKSEFSQSYFSDISDLLKELKTASANRVLDEFIYIRLTSEYKVTMMKISDFKVPDNVGKASKNDDSQKRKEFNNENIVYMLNGKKIDESQMTSIEPKEIDSINVVKSKEDLKAAGYNPNFVDGLIKITSKKVNTTDASESENSYDAFKSSLINKESAIYIVDGKEVDKKKISEINHNQIASIFIIKSVEAIEEAGFDPKKVDGLIKITTKKGVKE, encoded by the coding sequence ATGGACTTGTTGATATACTTAGCTAAAGTTTCTTGCATTTTGACACTTTTTTGGGTGATTTACAGCCTCTTTTTGGAAGCTGAAACTTATCATAGATTAAAGCGAGCTTACCTTCATTTAGGTTATATTTTTAGCTTGATTTTACCGCTCTTTACATTTACCAAAATTGAAGAAATAAGTTTTAAAGAGTCTAGTCTTATTCCTTCCTCTTCTGAATTTGCTGCTACAGAGATTTCAAGTACTAGAATGGAATTGTTTTGGTCTTTTATGACTGAGAATTCCGTGATCGAACTTATATACATGAATATTTCCCTGATGTTTGCAGCCTTATTAATGATCAAATTCTACAAACTTTTAAAGCTTTTGAACCGTTCTAAAGCATTCAAAAAAGAGGGCTTTATTCACGTCAATCAATCCATTCCAGAAGGAGCCTTTTCATTTTTGAATTATATTGTTTATGATCCAAACCTCTATTCTGAAGAAGAAATGAAACTTATTTTGGCTCACGAAAAAGCACATGTGGTCTATAAACACAGTTTTGATATTCTTTTGTCACATGTTTACAACAGTTTCTTTTGGTTCAATCCATTTGCTTGGTTGTATCAGAAAAGTTTGGTCTTAAATTTAGAATACGAAGCTGATGCCAAAGCAGTATCAGAAACTGCAAAAGCAGACTATCAAATGACACTGTATAAGATAACACAGCAACATTTCAAATCACAATTACAACATTCCTTTCATCAATCCCCCATTAAAAAAAGAATCGCTATGCTCAATAAAAACAATCGACCACAATCAGTATGGAAACTGCTTATCGTTTCCCCTTTATTAGTCGTTTTCTTTCTTCTTTTTCAAGTCGAAACCAAAGCGCAGATTAAAGAATCAGTGACAACTTCAGAAAGTAAAATTACAAGAATTGAAATCACCTACGATGTCAATACTACCATAGCCGTAATAGAGTCTGACGTTTCATTTCTAAAAGAAGATTTTGACATTGATATGACCTTTTCTGATACTAAATTTGGAGTTAACGGCAAATTAATTTCAATTTCCTTGTCTGTAGAAACTAATGAGGGTTTCAGTGGGTCTGTAAGTTCTTCTGATGTTGCTTCGAGACCGGTTTATTTCTTCAGAGACTTCTCTGAAGGTGCCGAGGTTCCATTTGGAGTGGGAACTAGATCTAAAACTGAAATGGATTCAGAAATGAATTATGAGACGATGAAGAACGCGGAGAACTTTATCATTAATGGGAAAAAGATAGATAAAGAAGAACTTGTAGGCAACTATATCCCCGTAGAGACTTCTTCTTATAATGACAAGTCGAAGACTTTATCTGTAACCACAAAATCTGAATTTTCCCAGTCTTATTTTTCTGATATCTCCGACCTCCTTAAAGAGCTTAAAACCGCATCAGCAAATAGAGTTCTTGATGAGTTTATATATATCAGATTAACATCTGAATATAAAGTTACCATGATGAAAATAAGTGATTTCAAAGTTCCAGACAATGTTGGTAAAGCATCAAAAAATGATGATTCGCAAAAGCGGAAGGAATTCAATAATGAGAATATTGTATATATGTTAAACGGTAAAAAAATAGATGAAAGTCAAATGACTAGCATCGAGCCTAAAGAAATTGATTCCATCAATGTAGTGAAGTCTAAAGAAGACTTAAAAGCTGCAGGGTATAATCCAAATTTTGTTGATGGTTTAATAAAAATTACCAGTAAAAAAGTGAATACTACCGATGCATCAGAATCAGAAAATTCTTACGATGCGTTTAAATCATCACTAATCAATAAAGAATCAGCAATCTATATAGTTGATGGGAAAGAAGTTGATAAGAAAAAAATCTCTGAGATTAATCACAATCAAATAGCATCTATATTTATTATAAAATCTGTTGAAGCTATAGAAGAAGCAGGATTCGATCCTAAAAAAGTGGATGGATTAATAAAAATTACGACCAAAAAAGGAGTCAAGGAATAA
- a CDS encoding T9SS type A sorting domain-containing protein, with translation MKNLFLLNFFLLFVVSVNAQNYLSFFGEEETHVIYLHNPGTLCGCSRFLDSLSITTEVVSADGEILKKADHFKYNQTEPPISSYYRENLEEGKLWYRPTIDAEEHLIADLSLEIGDTTEIFSTFFEGDDNTVTVSDIVYDGNYKIIYFETSWQDEIFFKEGVLPMMFNEQVPLPEGFDYFFTYFTVCVEKDGDQVFRIDEIWDLDIEDTSNDWVTCELVDIQNLSNETFDENQYTIYPNPTFDKLNIDTHGNIVNHIELFNTQGKRVMTTSLTNSNQIDVSHLSPGIYFIKLDTGKNSMIHKFVKK, from the coding sequence ATGAAAAATTTATTCCTGTTAAACTTTTTTCTCCTATTTGTGGTTTCAGTAAACGCTCAAAATTATCTATCTTTTTTTGGCGAAGAAGAGACACATGTTATATATCTTCATAATCCCGGCACGCTTTGTGGATGCTCCCGATTTTTAGATTCTCTTTCTATCACAACAGAAGTTGTTTCAGCAGATGGTGAAATTTTGAAAAAAGCAGATCATTTTAAGTATAATCAAACGGAACCCCCCATTTCTTCTTATTATAGGGAGAATCTGGAAGAAGGTAAGTTATGGTATCGGCCGACAATTGATGCTGAGGAACATTTAATAGCAGATTTATCACTAGAAATTGGAGACACTACTGAGATTTTTTCAACTTTTTTTGAAGGCGATGATAACACTGTTACTGTTAGTGACATAGTCTATGATGGCAATTATAAAATTATATATTTTGAAACTTCTTGGCAAGATGAAATATTTTTCAAAGAAGGGGTATTACCAATGATGTTCAATGAACAAGTTCCTCTTCCTGAGGGATTTGATTATTTTTTTACATATTTTACAGTATGTGTTGAAAAAGATGGAGATCAGGTGTTTAGGATTGATGAAATTTGGGATTTAGATATTGAGGACACAAGCAATGATTGGGTAACTTGTGAGTTGGTAGACATTCAAAATTTAAGCAACGAAACTTTTGATGAGAACCAATATACAATTTATCCAAATCCAACGTTTGATAAATTAAATATTGATACTCATGGAAACATAGTTAATCATATTGAATTGTTTAACACCCAAGGGAAAAGAGTGATGACTACTTCGCTTACTAATTCAAATCAGATTGATGTTTCTCATTTAAGTCCTGGTATTTACTTTATTAAACTTGACACGGGTAAAAATAGTATGATTCATAAATTCGTCAAAAAATAG
- a CDS encoding BlaI/MecI/CopY family transcriptional regulator yields MKNLEKLTLKEEEVMSVLWKLEKAFVKEIVSELQGKNHYNTISTIVRQLEDKGFVSYTSYGKSHQYFPIVEREKYSTAVMDQNSKRFFEGSYKNMVSFFAQQEKITEKDLEDILELIKNKS; encoded by the coding sequence ATGAAAAATCTAGAAAAACTCACCCTTAAAGAAGAAGAAGTGATGAGTGTTTTGTGGAAGCTCGAAAAGGCTTTTGTTAAAGAGATCGTTTCTGAACTTCAAGGTAAGAACCATTATAATACAATTTCTACCATCGTAAGACAATTGGAAGATAAAGGTTTTGTGTCCTATACGTCTTATGGTAAAAGCCATCAATACTTCCCTATTGTGGAGAGAGAAAAATATAGCACTGCGGTTATGGATCAAAATTCAAAGCGCTTTTTTGAAGGCTCTTATAAAAACATGGTGTCTTTTTTTGCTCAACAAGAGAAAATAACCGAAAAAGACCTAGAAGATATTTTAGAACTTATTAAAAACAAAAGCTGA
- the dgt gene encoding dGTP triphosphohydrolase, with protein sequence MPTWESLLSLKRHGDTNKRIRKEQDDTRLGFEVDYDRVIFSSEFRSLQDKTQVIPLSKTDFVHTRLTHSLEVSVVGRSLGRLVGKKVLEKHPQLQGTHGHHFNDFGAIVAAAALAHDIGNPPFGHSGERAIGDYFKFGNGKRFKSKLSDVVYEDLSKFEGNANGFKLLSDDKCGSPSGLRLSYATLGAFTKYPKASLPHKPTQQVADKKFGFFHQQQEKFQDVAEELGLQSVMEGDNIRYKRHPLAFLVEAADDICYTIIDFEDGINLGLIQEEFALEYLSKIVHKNINTTKYSQLSTTKNRISYLRSLAIGALIEDVVALFMENEEAILNGDYHAALLDKSTYKVQIEDIIKISIKNIYQSQEVLDKEIAGYKILTKILDDFTIAVEHDHAGEASSFDKLILKNFLKDFDFSEAKLEDWLVDVCSHVASLTDSNALRTYRKLIGSDF encoded by the coding sequence ATGCCAACCTGGGAATCTCTTTTATCACTCAAACGCCATGGCGACACCAATAAACGCATACGCAAAGAACAAGATGATACCCGTTTAGGGTTTGAAGTCGATTACGATCGCGTTATTTTCTCTTCCGAATTTAGAAGTTTACAAGATAAAACTCAAGTGATTCCCCTATCTAAAACTGACTTTGTTCATACGCGTTTAACACACAGCCTAGAAGTTTCTGTTGTTGGCAGATCTTTAGGTCGTTTAGTGGGAAAGAAGGTGTTGGAAAAACACCCACAACTTCAAGGCACCCATGGACACCATTTTAATGATTTTGGGGCAATTGTAGCAGCTGCGGCTTTAGCTCATGATATTGGAAACCCTCCTTTTGGTCACAGTGGAGAACGTGCTATTGGAGATTATTTCAAATTTGGAAATGGCAAACGATTCAAATCCAAATTATCGGATGTTGTTTATGAAGATTTATCCAAGTTTGAGGGGAACGCTAACGGATTCAAACTCCTTTCCGATGACAAATGTGGTTCTCCGAGCGGTCTTCGGCTTTCCTATGCAACTTTAGGAGCCTTTACCAAGTATCCAAAAGCCTCACTTCCGCACAAACCCACCCAACAAGTCGCCGATAAGAAGTTTGGATTCTTCCATCAGCAGCAGGAAAAGTTTCAAGATGTTGCGGAAGAATTGGGTTTACAAAGCGTTATGGAAGGTGATAATATTCGATACAAGCGGCATCCTTTAGCCTTTTTGGTAGAAGCGGCAGATGATATTTGTTATACCATAATCGATTTTGAAGATGGAATCAATCTAGGTTTAATTCAAGAGGAATTTGCCTTAGAGTATTTGTCCAAAATCGTTCATAAGAATATAAATACGACCAAGTATTCACAGCTTTCTACTACCAAAAATAGAATTAGTTATTTAAGGTCTTTGGCAATAGGCGCACTAATTGAAGACGTTGTCGCTCTTTTCATGGAGAATGAAGAAGCTATTTTAAATGGAGATTATCACGCGGCTTTGCTTGACAAATCCACTTACAAAGTTCAAATAGAGGATATTATCAAGATCAGTATTAAAAACATTTACCAAAGCCAAGAGGTTTTGGACAAAGAAATTGCGGGCTATAAAATATTGACTAAGATTTTAGACGATTTCACAATAGCTGTAGAACACGATCATGCAGGTGAGGCCAGTAGCTTTGATAAATTGATTTTAAAAAATTTCCTCAAAGACTTCGATTTTTCTGAAGCTAAACTTGAGGATTGGCTTGTAGATGTTTGTTCTCATGTCGCTTCACTTACCGACAGTAATGCCCTTAGAACTTATCGTAAATTAATAGGAAGTGACTTTTAG